GCGAAGTGGCGGCCCGCCTATACGCGACGGACGATGACATGACGCGTGCGTTGCCTTCGCCAGTGCGCGTGTTCTATGGGGTGGGACAAGGGGACAGGTCATTTGTCCCACTGGAATCCAGTGGGACAAATGACCTGTCCCCTTGTCCCACCCGATGCCCGCTCACGGTACGCGAGGGACGCACGTGGCTTGTCGAACGCGTGCTCGCCAAACCGCCCGCACGCGTGAACATCCCCGACAGCAACGACGACATGGACGCGCGCAAACCCGTCGTGGAACTCCGCGACCTGTGGTTTCGTTACGAGCGACAGGCACCCGACGTACTGCGCGGCCTGGACCTGCGCGTGCCGCAAGCCACGCTCTTCGCGCTCGTGGGCGGCAACGGCAGCGGCAAGTCGACACTGCTCAGGTGCCTTTGCGGCGTACAGCGTCCCTATCGCGGCAAGATGCGCGTGCTCGGCCACAAGCGAGGGTCGGACAAAGGCACCGGGCGGCTCCGGGAGGGCGTCGCCATGCTGCCCCAGGACCCGGCCAACCTCTTCTCGAAGAACAGCGTGCACGAGGAGCTCGCCGAGATGCTCGCAGCTCAGGGGCTTGATGCGAGCGAAAACGCACGGCGCTGCGCGGCCATGGCGCACGATTGCGGCATCGAAAGGCTACTCGATGCACACCCCCGCGATCTGTCCGGCGGCGAGCAGCAACGCGTGGCACTCGCCAAGGTGCTCCTGACCGAGCCGCGTCTGCTCCTGCTCGACGAGCCGACCAAGGGCATCGACGCCTTCTTCAAGCACGAGCTCGCCGTATTGCTGCATCGCCTAACCGAGCGCGATGTCTCCATCATCATGGTCTCGCACGACATCGAGTTCTGCGCGCGTTATGCGGACTTCGTCGGCCTGCTTTTCGACGGCAGCGTCGTGACCACGGCAACCCCGCGCCGTCTCTTCTCGGACAGCGGGTTTTACACGACGGCTGCCAATCGCATGAGCCGCAGCGTGTTTGCCGGCGCCATCACGGACGAGGACGTGATCGAGCTGTGTCTGAGCTAAACGGGAAGCGAAATAGGCAAGCAGCTGCCCGTCGGCGCATGGCCCTCGCATGGACCCTGTCGCTTGCGTGCGCAGTCGCGAGCGTCGTTATCAGCGCGCTCGTAGGCGGCAAGGCGTACGTAATCGCGAGCGTCATCGTGGTGCTTTGCACCATCGTCCCCTTCTTCGCGATCTTCGAGGCGCGGCGCCCCCAGGCGCGCGAGCTCGTCATGCTCGCGGTCATGTGTGCCCTGGCGGTGGCGGCACGCGCGGCCTTCATCTGGCTGCCGGGCTTCAAGCCAATGGCGGCCATCATCATGATCGCGGGTATCGCCTTCGGGCCGTCATCAGGCTTTCTGGTCGGTTCGCTTGCGGCGCTCACGAGCAACTTCATCTTCGGTCAAGGCCCCTGGACGCCCTGGCAGATGCTCGCCTTCGGGCTCTGCGGCCTCGTCTTCGGAGCGCTCGCCCAACGCGGCCTGATACGCCGCGAGAAGCTGAGCGTGCGGGCCCGCGTGGGGGTGGCCGCAAGCGGCGCCGTCTTCGTCGTGCTCGTCGCGGGGCCCATCCTCGACACGAGCTCACTTTTCTTCATGCTCTCGCGCATCACGCCCGAAGCCATCATCGCCGTCTATCTCGCCGGCTTCCCGATGAACTGCATCCAGGCGGCCGCGACATTCGTCACGCTGTTGCTCGTGGCAAACCCCCTGCTCGACAAGCTCACCCGCGTGCAACGCAAGTACGGTATGCTCGTGCGCTGAGCCTCATACTCGCCGTTCAGGTGCTCATACCTGGGTA
This window of the Coriobacteriaceae bacterium genome carries:
- a CDS encoding ATP-binding cassette domain-containing protein, whose amino-acid sequence is MALFALEHLSFSYPDATVPALDELSLEVERGEYLCVCGKSGCGKTTFLRQLKSVLAPFGQRSGAILLDGVSLDEVPLETQARRIGFVMQDPDAQIVTDKVWHELAFGLESIGCPSPVLRLRVAEMASYFGISDWFDRDVSELSGGQKQLLNLAGVMAMQPDVLVCDEPTSQLDPIATASFLDTLRRLNRELGVTVIISEHRLEDVFAQADRALVLDEGRMMAYGTPREVAARLYATDDDMTRALPSPVRVFYGVGQGDRSFVPLESSGTNDLSPCPTRCPLTVREGRTWLVERVLAKPPARVNIPDSNDDMDARKPVVELRDLWFRYERQAPDVLRGLDLRVPQATLFALVGGNGSGKSTLLRCLCGVQRPYRGKMRVLGHKRGSDKGTGRLREGVAMLPQDPANLFSKNSVHEELAEMLAAQGLDASENARRCAAMAHDCGIERLLDAHPRDLSGGEQQRVALAKVLLTEPRLLLLDEPTKGIDAFFKHELAVLLHRLTERDVSIIMVSHDIEFCARYADFVGLLFDGSVVTTATPRRLFSDSGFYTTAANRMSRSVFAGAITDEDVIELCLS
- a CDS encoding ECF transporter S component produces the protein MALAWTLSLACAVASVVISALVGGKAYVIASVIVVLCTIVPFFAIFEARRPQARELVMLAVMCALAVAARAAFIWLPGFKPMAAIIMIAGIAFGPSSGFLVGSLAALTSNFIFGQGPWTPWQMLAFGLCGLVFGALAQRGLIRREKLSVRARVGVAASGAVFVVLVAGPILDTSSLFFMLSRITPEAIIAVYLAGFPMNCIQAAATFVTLLLVANPLLDKLTRVQRKYGMLVR